One window from the genome of Bacteroidota bacterium encodes:
- a CDS encoding exopolyphosphatase: protein MQKLAVIDCGTNTFHLLIVSLNQGTFTTEYRKQFPVKLGEGGINKGTIQAAAYERGINALTFFGEKIKEFGADKVAAFATSAIRSAANGAQFSAEVLDKTGIELATIDGLREAELIYNGVKHAYPLTDENVLVMDIGGGSVEFILGNNEKIHWHGSFEVGAARLAEMFHTTEPISAGDLKALNSFLEKHLAPLREAVAKFPVTKLVGSAGSFDSICELVNERFGTHLLENNETWCNIPLESYSQIHTILLLSTLEDRKKMAGLVDYRVEMMVVASCLIDYALRANNLSELFCSTYSLKEGVMFELLG from the coding sequence ATGCAAAAACTGGCGGTTATAGATTGTGGCACAAACACGTTTCATTTATTAATAGTGTCGCTAAACCAAGGGACTTTTACTACTGAATACCGCAAGCAGTTTCCGGTGAAATTGGGCGAAGGGGGTATAAATAAAGGGACTATACAAGCCGCTGCGTATGAACGGGGTATTAATGCGCTTACTTTTTTTGGTGAAAAAATTAAAGAATTTGGGGCTGATAAAGTAGCTGCCTTTGCTACATCGGCCATACGTTCAGCAGCAAATGGTGCCCAATTTAGTGCAGAAGTTTTAGACAAAACAGGTATTGAACTTGCCACTATTGACGGCTTGCGTGAGGCTGAATTGATATACAACGGTGTAAAACACGCCTACCCTCTTACCGATGAAAATGTACTGGTAATGGATATTGGCGGCGGAAGTGTTGAGTTTATACTGGGTAATAACGAAAAAATACACTGGCATGGCAGCTTTGAAGTAGGTGCTGCGCGCCTTGCCGAAATGTTCCATACTACTGAGCCCATCTCAGCCGGTGATTTGAAAGCCTTAAATTCTTTCTTAGAAAAGCACCTTGCTCCGCTTAGAGAGGCAGTAGCCAAATTTCCGGTAACAAAACTGGTAGGGTCGGCAGGGTCGTTTGATAGTATCTGCGAATTGGTGAACGAACGTTTTGGCACCCATTTACTTGAAAACAACGAAACTTGGTGCAACATCCCGTTAGAGAGTTATAGCCAAATACATACGATACTGCTATTATCAACCCTTGAAGACCGTAAAAAAATGGCAGGTTTGGTAGATTACCGCGTTGAAATGATGGTGGTTGCCAGTTGCCTGATTGATTACGCCCTTCGTGCCAATAACCTTAGTGAGTTATTCTGCTCTACCTACTCCTTAAAAGAAGGGGTAATGTTTGAGTTGTTGGGTTAA
- a CDS encoding peptidoglycan DD-metalloendopeptidase family protein, giving the protein MSISRWFIVITYTALLLLPLTVSAQQSRKELEKKRKQKEQEIKLTKKILDQTRTQKKKTLNELNLLDKQIKVREELIGTISDEIVVVDGQITVENATLEQLGHELKRLKDEYADMVYRAYKMRESGDLASYVLSSDNFNQAVKRIKYVQQVSEDRERQLVLIKHMQDSITGKITKLKEIKREKNELLGQKETENNELKVDVKETQQLVKTLQQKEKELKDEIKQKEKSAKQLDYQIRKLIQEEIKEPTGKGKGKDKDKNKPEDSKKKGEMELTPAGAALAKNFSANKGKLPWPTETGIVVGKFGTYAHPELKNITIENNGVDIATVKGSKARCVFEGEVRSVFSIPGMQKAVMVKHGNYFTVYTHLDQVLVNRGDKVKVKQELGIIYHDTEEGKTVLHFEVWQNSNNLNPESWLADK; this is encoded by the coding sequence ATGAGCATAAGTAGATGGTTCATAGTAATCACATACACGGCACTGTTGCTATTGCCTTTAACAGTTTCTGCACAACAATCGCGCAAGGAGCTTGAGAAAAAGCGCAAGCAGAAAGAGCAGGAAATAAAGCTCACCAAAAAAATCTTAGACCAAACCCGCACACAAAAGAAAAAGACACTGAACGAGCTTAACCTGCTGGATAAGCAAATAAAGGTGCGCGAGGAATTGATAGGCACTATCTCTGACGAGATAGTAGTGGTTGACGGGCAGATTACCGTTGAAAATGCTACTCTTGAGCAGTTGGGTCATGAATTAAAACGATTAAAAGACGAATATGCCGACATGGTGTACCGTGCTTATAAAATGCGTGAATCGGGCGACTTGGCTTCGTATGTTCTTTCGTCTGACAACTTTAACCAAGCGGTGAAGCGTATAAAATATGTGCAACAGGTGAGTGAAGACCGCGAACGTCAGCTGGTTTTGATTAAACACATGCAAGACAGTATCACGGGAAAAATTACCAAGCTGAAAGAAATAAAGCGTGAGAAAAACGAGTTATTGGGACAAAAAGAAACCGAAAACAATGAGTTGAAGGTGGATGTGAAAGAAACCCAGCAATTGGTAAAAACCCTTCAACAAAAGGAAAAAGAGCTAAAAGACGAGATTAAGCAAAAAGAAAAGTCAGCCAAACAGCTTGACTACCAAATACGAAAGCTGATACAGGAAGAGATTAAGGAACCAACGGGAAAAGGTAAAGGTAAGGACAAGGATAAAAACAAACCCGAGGATAGTAAGAAAAAAGGTGAAATGGAGCTGACCCCTGCAGGGGCTGCCCTTGCCAAAAACTTTAGTGCCAACAAGGGTAAATTACCTTGGCCTACTGAAACGGGTATTGTGGTTGGCAAATTTGGTACGTATGCCCACCCTGAACTTAAGAATATTACAATTGAAAACAACGGAGTAGATATTGCCACCGTTAAAGGCTCAAAAGCCCGTTGTGTGTTTGAAGGCGAAGTACGTTCGGTATTTTCAATACCCGGTATGCAAAAAGCGGTGATGGTGAAACACGGTAACTATTTTACGGTGTACACGCACCTTGACCAAGTGCTTGTGAACAGAGGCGATAAGGTAAAAGTTAAACAGGAATTAGGTATCATATACCACGATACTGAAGAAGGCAAAACCGTACTGCATTTTGAGGTATGGCAAAACAGTAATAACCTGAACCCCGAAAGCTGGCTGGCAGATAAATAA